The segment GAAGTCGGATGACACCGACCAAGCGGAAGGAAAGCCggtggaaataaaaaggagaagCAGCTTTGAGATGAATCCGCTTCAAGTGATCATAACCGCACGATCGAATATCTAACGGCCATGAAATTTTTGAGCGACGTGGACACTGCTTCTCTCTTGGAAGCCGGCGGCTTATTTAGGGAAGAATTCAACCgcttatcaaaaaaaaaagacaatttCAACCAAACACCATATGGAAAATGATCGAAGTCGCGCCTTATTCATTTGCTCTTGTCATTGCTCCACCACCTCCCCAACATCGCCATCGGCTTGATCGCATCAAGTACCATCTAGTGTAAGAGCCTTATGGACCAATTTCTACGCTGCCGGTTACCATTTCCATTGTGGCTAGCTTTGCTCCATCCACCTCCATCCCCTATCTCTATTGCCTTAGTCTTTTCATATCCCTTAGATGCTCAAATGTGCATGTTCGATCCAATACCACTAGTCACCATACCTGAACGTGACCATGGGTCATATGATGCTTAAATTAATCACCCTAGCATCGAGTCGGTACACCTTAATCAACTAGCACCCCTAGTAGTCCGTGTTTTAGCGAATTAGTTGAAAATTCTAGCGGAACGGACTTTACCTCTTTTGGTGATCATGCGGGAGCCTCACTGAATCGCTATTGCCATCATCAAGTTAGATCTAGCCCTCAATCCTCGTCAAGACCTACCTAGATCTAGATGTTGGCAAAATGTCAAGACAAAGATAATTATGTTGACTTCATCATCTACAATCTCGTCGTGACTAGAGGTAGTTTCCGTGTGACTAGAAATTAAcccaaaaactttaaaagacatGATCGTGAAACTAAAGATTTgtgatctaggccttgtttagttccgaaaattttttgggaaatggacactgtagcacttttgtttgtatttgacaaatattgtccgatcatggactaactagactcaaaagattcgtctcgtcaatttcgaccaaactgtgcaattagtttttattttcgtctgtatttaatacttcatgcatacgtctaaagattcgatgtgacggagaatgtgaaaaattttgcaaaattttctgggaagtaaacaaggccctaaaagACTTACCGTTTTTGGATTCTAGATATTTCGTATAGAAAAATCACACTCCTTTCGAGACCGAGACTGAGACCGAGGGAATACTGTATATACATATAGAAATATCAGCGAGGACTCATCGTCATCGGTACTCGTTGGGCGCAAACCGGCATCTGCCCGGGTCGGCGGAAGGCGACCGTCGGAATGTGCCGACATCGCACGGGACGCGGGCGCGGAGCACGTCCGCGGACGGGCCCGCCCACTCCGCTGTCCAGCTACCTCCTTCGGCTGACGCCTCCGCCCGTCCCACACCCGCCGCGCCGGCCCTCTCCTGGAACTCTCCTCTGCGCTTTGAGCCTTTGACCACCGCTTCGTCTGTCGTCTCATCCTCCTCGTCTCCAAGACCCCAACCCACGAAGAAGCCCCGATCGCTCCCGGTTCTCGCCTACCGAAAGCAACCCCACTCGGCCACTCCACCACGCGGATTAAACAAAGCGCGCACCTAATCAAAACACAACAGCGCATTGGCTCCTCGCAACCATATCTCCCTCCTCTCGCTTTATTACAAAGCTTTACTATTAGCTCACGCGCGCCgtgcgggagagagagagagagaggagccgATCCAACCCCTCCCGTCGCGTCCCCTCGCCGCCGTCCTCGTccctctcccctcccctccctctaAAACCCTAGCTAGCGAGGAGCCAGGGGATGAAGATCCAGTGCAACGCGTGCGGGGCCGCGGAGGCGCGGGTGCTGTGCTGCGCGGACGAGGCCGCGCTCTGCGTCGCCTGCGACGAGGAGGTGCACGCCGCCAACAAACTCGCCGGGAAGCACCAGCGGGTGCCGCTCCTGACGGACGCCGACGCCGCTgggaccgccgccgcggcgccggcCGTGCCCAAGTGCGACATCTGTCAGGTCAGTCCCCGAGGACCGAGCCCTTGTCTCTGCTGCCCCTCCCTCAATTCCTGTAGCTCCCTCCATTCCTTTAGCTCGATTGTGTTGGGGGTTTGGAGAATTGGATTTGTCGCGTAGTGGCTGCCACTGGGAACTCCGGTACTGATCGTCTGATCTCAAGCTAGCGCCTAGCAGGGTAGGTCTCACCTGATGATTTGGCTTGCGAGAAACATATATGCGGCTGAAGCAAAGCTGTTGTCGATCCTTCCGTCTGTAGCAAATTGCCTTACCTGGGCAGCTTCTCTGGGACTCTGTTTCTGGAGCATTGGTGCAATTGCTATATGATATACTATGTTTTACCGATGATCTGACTGGACTAGGACTATAGTGAGTTCAATTTTAGCTCCCACAGTTCCACAGGCTTTCCCTATCCCAGGGAAGACATCATGATGTGATCTGACTCTGGTCCTCCAGGATATTGTAATTATGAAGAGACTGACTTGGATGTTGTACTGATGTGCCACTCCTGAGGACCCGAAGCATCATTTCTCAACCCCTttgtttggatttttttttgaagtGACCCATGATTATTACACTAAACATTGCATTAGGACTAGTACTGCTGTGCTGCACGTTTATATATGCAGAGAAGTGCTAGTGTTTTTTCTTATTTCAGTCAGCATACTCCAAGCTCATTCAGAACCAGTTGGTTTCATTTGTGGCTGTTCTGCTCATTAGTAGCTTTTATTCACATTGTACTTCAAAGGGATAGGTTTTGCTGCAGTGTCATAGATTGTTGAATTGTGGTGATATGGCTATGCTACAGCATGTCGCTTGTAGCTGGTGTGGTGAAGAAGCAGAGGCGAAGGGGCTTATGCAACTGATCTAGAGTTGGTCAAAGTTATCTCCCTGTAGCCAATGGGGTTTAAGCTCCTGCCTCTGTTAATCTGACATTGGAAGATGTAAATTGTTGATTGAAAGATTTCTGCACATTATCTCATTGAGAGAGTACTGCAAATTATCTCTTGGGACATATTTGTACATATTAGTTATATAATTAAATGGATGAACAAGGCAATGGTGTGCTGCTTTTGCTTCCTTGTGGTTCAATTAATGCTTATGTGAGTTGTGGTTCAAAGATGAAAATTATAGACTTGCAGATTTGGTCATGTACCTTTATTTTGGGTAAATTACATGTTTTAAGAAAACACTCCAATACTTCATTTATTTATCCATCCTTTTGATGCTCTAAAATTATCTCTTGTCAGTTTAAACCTGCAGTAACAACAACAGTGCCCTTTATTCCAAGCAAGTTGGGGTAGGATAGAGATGAAACATAAGATGAGCCACCAACAAGAAGGAAAAATTTCTATAAATATAAAAGTATTGAAATGCATCAATAATAGCAAGGAGAATAATAAATGTTGGCTAGAGTTGATCATACTGTCCTGCGTGGACCCAGGTATGAGCATGCTTGCTTCTCCATACTGCCTGGGTTACTGACCATGTGCATGCACATGCAATCTCAGTTTGCATTTCCAGCCTTGTTTTGATGAAATGGATAAGCATCCAATCTAGTGTTCCCTTATAAAGTGTGCACTAGAAATGGCCCAAGCCTTGAGGGTAGCTTTGTTAAACTACAGTGCAACTTTTACTGGAATGACACTTATGTTTAAATGCCAATAGTGAAGATCATTCcaaatgcatgcatatataagCTTTCTCTTCATTTGGTCATATATTCTTCAAATATGATTGCTTACCATTTTATGAAGGCCTGAAACATTAGAAAGTTGCATAGCTAATTGTACTACAGGCTATGTAAAATGGTACATTTAACCAGAGTGAACCACAATAGGCTTTACATTGCACTTGTACAAGTTTTCTCTTTTTCAGCAGCACCTAGTTTACCGCAGGTGGAAGAAATAGGTAATCTTCAAGACAAAAGACAAGATCACTACACAATACACGCACAGACGCACTAGCTCAAGCTCATGTGTGTTGCATCCCACAGCGTCACACACATGTTTACTTGCACAAGTTCATGAAAAGACGCAGTTACATGCACATGTGCACTTCCTACCTTGAGGAAGCTAAAGTGAATCACCATGTGTTTTCTCTAATTGCAATACATGCCCTATCATTTTTTTTGTAACCTGTCACATTTGCTGATTTTGAAAACCTGGTAATTGCGTCAACCATCAAGTTGTAAATTTACTAATTCCAGTCCATGTATAGTGACATCATTATTGTATCAACCTAAGTTGCAAGTAGTGTAAACAGATAAATGTAGTTGCCTGGTGTGCTTCTGCAAGTTGCACTTGTTTTGCTTCACTGGTTGCTAGACGAGAACCCTTGTTTGGGCACTAAGGGCACCTGTAGTGCTGTTGGGTACTTGGGTGTGCCTTCTGTTTATACTCCTCAGTGTTTTACTTATGAGGATCAAATCACCATATGGACGATGAGTCAACTATATTTTACATTTTGAGTTTGTTGAGCTATTGTCCATGGACATGCTGTATCTGGATGTGGCCAACTGGCTGCTGGGGCTCAGGCGGCTGGCGCAAGGAGCAAACAAGCAACAACCTTAGCCTGAGTTGCTATCATTATTTGTTAGTTAGCTACTAGATCCATTTGTTAGTCTTATATCCTAGCTGCTAGTACATGGTTATAAAAGGAGGGCATGTGACTATAGTTGGCAGGCTAGAAGAATATCAATCTATTATCCTAGTCCCCTTCTCCTACCCTTACCCTTGTGGTGTGGCTGCCGGCTATCAGCGAGATCACGTTGCTGGGGTTCAGGGCCATCTAGACCAGTGTTTATCACTGATATACTTAGCTACTGAGACGCAATTTGTTTTGTATGTACTGTATTGATTCCTCCTGCAATACATTTCTCATGTTTATCCTTACTGCAGGAGGCTTCTGGATACTTCTTCTGCCTAGAGGACCGTGCACTACTTTGTAGAGACTGTGATGTTGCTATACACACAGTAAATTCCTTTGTTTCAGTACACCAGAGATTCCTGCTAACTGGAGTTCAGGTGGGCCTTGATCCTGCTGATCCAGTTCCACCTATTGCTGAAAAGCATGTTAATGCCGCTGGTGGATCAGTAAATCAACCAGTGAAACATCTGCCAAGGAGAAGCCCGACAGTTCAATTTTCAGTTGAAGGCAGTGCTTCTGTTCCAAGCAAAAATGTAACAAATGGAGATTATTCAAGGCAGAATTCTGTTCCAACAGCCAGGGCAGAAGTGGTTGATTGGACTATGAACAATAGTACAATTCGTTCAGTAGAATCCCCGCCTAAGTACATGTCAGAGGAAAGTCCAACACTTCTGCAATCTAGCCAGACCACAACAGCCTTCAACCAAATTAACGGCAATAGTGATGGGCCCTACCACTTGTCATTCTCAGGTGGTAATGTGACAGACAGTCTACCAGATTGGCCTGTGGAAGAGTTCTTCAGTAACTCAGAATATGGTCCAAACTTTGGCTTCTCCGAGCATGGTTCTTCTAAGGCAAGTTACCATGTAT is part of the Sorghum bicolor cultivar BTx623 chromosome 10, Sorghum_bicolor_NCBIv3, whole genome shotgun sequence genome and harbors:
- the LOC110430962 gene encoding B-box zinc finger protein 22-like, giving the protein MKIQCNACGAAEARVLCCADEAALCVACDEEVHAANKLAGKHQRVPLLTDADAAGTAAAAPAVPKCDICQEASGYFFCLEDRALLCRDCDVAIHTVNSFVSVHQRFLLTGVQVGLDPADPVPPIAEKHVNAAGGSVNQPVKHLPRRSPTVQFSVEGSASVPSKNVTNGDYSRQNSVPTARAEVVDWTMNNSTIRSVESPPKYMSEESPTLLQSSQTTTAFNQINGNSDGPYHLSFSGGNVTDSLPDWPVEEFFSNSEYGPNFGFSEHGSSKGDNAKLGNAGGSPQCRLAEGSVAEELLGQVPGLITDEYMSRVPENSWTVPEVPSPPTASGLNWHGNLCFPAYDSTMFVPEITSLQTSQNQFAVPSSFKRRRREY